Proteins co-encoded in one Psychromonas sp. L1A2 genomic window:
- a CDS encoding SDR family oxidoreductase, whose product MKQTLIIGASGQIGKKLTQLMLDNNQHVVALVRDKSKLSDIHDDKLSIIEEDLNKDFEHAFKHCENVVFAAGSGGHTGVDKTILIDLWAACRAADYAKNNDVKHFTMVSSIGADAPSEGPENMHPYLVAKHMADEHLIHSGLHYSIIRPGSLTNDTGKGKFTNQRPEQKEQATITRDDVAKALLFSVKNPPKKSTITEIFNGSKSIDEVLPS is encoded by the coding sequence AAAACTCACACAATTGATGCTAGATAACAATCAACATGTGGTTGCACTTGTACGCGATAAAAGCAAACTATCAGATATTCATGATGACAAACTATCAATTATTGAAGAGGATCTTAACAAAGACTTTGAACATGCTTTCAAACACTGTGAAAATGTTGTTTTTGCGGCGGGCTCTGGCGGTCACACTGGCGTAGATAAAACCATACTGATAGATTTATGGGCAGCCTGCAGAGCAGCCGATTATGCAAAAAATAACGATGTGAAGCATTTTACTATGGTCAGTTCGATTGGTGCAGACGCACCATCAGAGGGGCCTGAAAATATGCACCCCTATTTAGTGGCAAAACACATGGCAGATGAACATCTAATACACAGTGGCTTACATTATTCAATTATACGCCCGGGATCGCTCACCAATGACACAGGTAAAGGCAAGTTTACTAATCAGCGACCAGAGCAAAAAGAACAAGCCACAATCACGCGCGATGACGTGGCTAAAGCACTGTTATTTTCTGTGAAAAATCCACCTAAGAAAAGCACTATTACGGAAATTTTTAACGGTAGTAAAAGTATTGATGAAG